The DNA sequence CCCGTGGAATCCTGCGGCACCGTCATCACTCTGGAGGACAGCATCCTCTTCGACTTCGGCAAGTCTGACATCCGCCCCGAGGCCGCCCGGACCATCGAGTCCCTTGCAACCGTGCTCTCCGGAAACAAGGTTCCCGCGGCCCACATCTACGGACACACCGACTCCATCTCGGACGATGCCTTCAACCTGCAGCTCTCCCAGGAGCGCGCGGATGCCGTGATGGCCGAGCTGACGAAGGACGGCGTGAGCTCCACCCTGGATGCGACCGGTTACGGCGAGTCGAAGCCGATTGCCCCCAACGAGAACGCCGACGGCTCGGACAACCCCTCGGGGCGCGCACTGAACCGCCGCGTCGAGATCTTCATCCCCACCTTCTAGTACCCCGACTAGCACTTACCGACAACCAGTCAACGAAAGAGAGACACCATGTCCCTGAAATCACTCCTTCCCGCAGCGGCCGCCCTCGCCGTCGCCGCCCTGGCCCTCACCGGCTGTTCTCAGAACGCCACCGTGTCCGGTGGCGACTCCTCCGCCCCCGCTGCATCCTCCTCCGAGGGCGCGGACCACTCGGGCCACGACCACTCCAACAAGTCCCAGGACAAGACCTACACCATTGAGGTGTCCGACTCGCACGTCGACATCCCCGAGGGCACCACGACCGTCGTGGTCAACGGCTCGAACAACCACATCGAGGGCGACAACGTCACCGAGATCACAGTCAACGGCTCGAACAACGCCATCGCCGTCGACTCTGTCGGCAAGGTATCCTTCACGGGCTCGAACAATACGATTCAGTATGACAACGGAAACGCCCCGCAGACCGGAAACGATTCCGGCGCGAATAACACAGTCACCAAGGACTAACACTTCTAGCAGTTGAGGGGTGGCGCGCATGATGCGTGCCACCCCTCAATGCATACATACAAATTGTGGGCACGCGACTCGCGTGCCCACAATTTGTATGGCTAATCTCAGGCCTGAGCCTTGCGGTAGTCCTCAACAATCGAGGCAGGAATACGCCCACGCTCAGACAGCTCGTATCCTTCTTCCTTTGCCCACGCGCGAATCTTCGCAGTCTCGAGGCGCTGGGCGGGGTTACCGGCGTTGCCGCGGCGTCGGGTCGAACCCGTCTTACGGCCAGCCTTAATGTACGGTTGGATCGCTTCCGCGAATTCTTCGAAATGGGCGCGGTTCAGATCAATTTCGTAGGACGCGCCATTGAACGCAAAACGGACGGTCTGGTCGGCGGGGGTGCCGTCGAAATCATCGACGACTTCCACAATCTTCTTCGTCTTCTTCATGATGTCGTTCCTTTCACGGAAATGGGAGTCGGAATTAATAAACTGCTCAATTCACTACAATTAGGGTAACTCACATTTAAGAGATGTTGTCAACAGTTAGTTTGAAAAGGAACGTGAGTTACGCTTCACCGATTTATTGGTCGGAGTAATTGAAAGTTATACTCGTAGACACCCGGAGGCCAACGCGGCCTCACCGAGACGCAGCACCATCCGAGGAGAACCAGTGAGCCGAGCACACCACTCCCGAGCGGCGGCCTGGGAGCTCTACTTCACGACGACGGCGCGCCTCACCGAACGCATCGAAGTTGCCCTCAAGTGCCAGGCCGGCCTGTCGATGCCCGAATACTCCGTGCTACTTATGACCGACCGCGCCGGCGAGGAAGGCGTTCGCCCGTCCCGCCTGGCCCACCAGGTTGTCTTCTCGCGCTCGCGACTCACCCACACGATGAAGCGCCTCGAATCCCGTGGCCTCATTGAGCGACGTCCGTGCGAGGGCGATGGCCGCGGAGGCCTTGTTTTCCTCACCGCGGAGGGCAAGCGTCTCTTCGACGAGGCCGCGATCGTTCAGCGCGACGTCATTCGCCGTCTCTTTCTCGACGACATCTCGCCCGAGGAAATCGACATGCTCACCGGACTATTCACGCGGGTGAGCGAACGCCTCGATTCCAACAAGCCATGCCAGTGAGCACGCGCCGCCTCACAGCAGCAACACTTTTCACTGGGGTCATCGCCGGCCTCGTCGGCCTGGCATGTAAGCACGTCCTCCACTGGATCCAAGCGCTCGCCTGGGACATGCACGCGGGCACGCTGCTCGAGGCGGCGAGCGCCACCTCCCCCACCCGACGCATTGCCGTTCTCACCCTCGGCGGACTGATCGGTGCCCTGTCCTGGTTCCTGCTCTTCCGACGCAACAAGGCCATCACCTCCGTGTCGGCCGCGGTTGACGGCACCACCATGCCTCCCCTGCGCACCACCTGGCACGCCCTCACCCAGATCCTCATCGTGGGCCTGGGGGCGTCCCTCGGACGCGAGGTCGCACCGCGAGAGATGGCCGCCGCCTTCAGTGCCGCCGTCGCCGACCGCCTCGGCCTCACCCCCGACGATCGCCGCATCATCGTCGCCAGCGCGGCGGGCGCGGGCCTGGCCGCTGTCTACTCGATCCCCCTGTCTGGCGCGATCTACGCGCTCGAGATCCTCCTCGTCTCCCGCTCGGGGCGCGCCGTCGCCCCCGCTATTCTTACCTCGGGCATCGCCGTTCTCATGTCCACGGGATTCACGAGGCCGGAGGCCTTCTACGCAGTTCCGCCCCTTACACCGTCCCTGTCCCTGACCGTCTTCGCCGCGATCGCCGGACCTCTGTTCGGCGCTGCCGGGTGGGCATTCAAGAAGGCCGTGGCGGCCACCAGCGCCGACCGTCCGCGCGACTGGCGCTTGCTCGTGGCGCTCCCCATCGCTTCCCTCCTCGTTGGCGTGACGTCCGTGTGGGTACCCTCCGTCGTCGGCAACGGGCAGGCCAGCGCACAGACGCAATTCGACGCAACGTGGGCTGGCGGCGCCGGGCTCGCGTTCGCCCTGGCGGTGCTCCTCGCGAAGACCGCCACGACGCTCCTCACGATCCGCGCGGGAGGCTGGGGCGGCGTCCTGACCCCCGCCGTCGCTCTCGGCGCGGGCCTCGGTGCCCTCATTGGCCTGCCGTGGGCCACCGCGTGGCCGGGTTCTCAGATCGCGGCCTTCGCGTTCCTCGGCGCAGCCGCGTTCCTGGGCGCATCCATGAACGCTCCTTTTACCGGCCTCATCCTGGTCATTGAGTTCACCGCGCAGGGCCCCACGATCCTCGTTCCCGCCGCGCTCGCCGTCGGTGGCGCAACCGCTGCTACCGCCTGGCTGAGCCGCCGGCCTTCACTGGGCCGCAACGCCCGCGAGTAACCACCTGGGCACACCGGCCTCGCACCTGCCCATCCCGGGATCCGGCAGGGCTGACGTCAGATCTGCGCGAGCGCCTGCTCCAGGTCCTTGATCAGGTCGTTTGCATCCTCCAGGCCCACCGCGAGGCGCAGCAGCGTACCCGGCACGCCGCCCACGCCACCCACCCGCGTCGAATGGGTCATGATCGCCGGGTGCTCGATGAGGGACTCCGGCGCACCCAGGGACGCAGCGAGCGCGAATAGGCTCGTGCGAGTCGTCAGCTCTATCGCCGCCTCCTCTGAGGCGACCTGGAAGGAGAGCACACCGCCTACGCCCGCCGGGTTCTGGCGCTTCGCCAGCTCATATCCCGGGTCTGAGGCCAGCCCCGGATAGTGGACCGCGCTCACCTTGTGGTGGCTGGCCAGGAACTCGGCGACCTTCTGCGCGTTTTCGCAGTGACGCTCCACCCGCAGGGCCAGCGTCTTGAGTCCTCGGTGCGCCAGGTAGGTGTCGCGCGGGGAGGGCACGTGACCGAGTGCCATCTGGAGCTTCACGGCCTCGGCGGCGGCGGCTCGCTCGCCGAAGAAAGGCTCGACGTGACAGGGAAGCTCCAGGCCGTCGCGCAGGACGAAGGCGCCGCCGACCACGTCGGAATGGCCGCCCACGTACTTGGTCGTCGAGTGCACGACGACATCGGCGCCCAGCTCGAGGGGACGCTGCAGGACGGGCGTCGCGAAGGTGTTGTCGACGATCAGCAAGCCGCCTACCTCATGCGTGAGGGCGGCGATCGCCGCGATGTCCGTGACCAGCAGGAACGGGTTCGAGGGCGTCTCGACCCACACAATCTGGGGGCGCTGGCGCCGAATCACGCGCTCGGCTTCGGCCAGGTCGGTCAGGTCCACGGCCTCGGAGGTGATGCCTTCGGCCGGCTTGATGACGCTCAAGAGCTTGTGAGTACCCCCGTACACGTCGGTCGAGTGCACGACGTGGTCGCCGGGGCGCGCCAGCAGTCGGATCACCGTATCCTCGGCGCTCATGCCCGACGGGAACGCAAAGCCGCGCGTCGCGCCCTCCATGGCCGCGAGCGCGCCGGCAAACGCGTTGGTCGTCGGGTTGCCGCAGCGCCCGTACTCGTAGCCGTCACGTAGCTCGCCGGGGCGGTCCTGCACGAAAGTCGAGGCGACATGGATCGGAGGCACCACGTCTCCCGTCACCGGATCAGGATCGAACTCGGTGTGGATAGCCAGCGTGGCGAGGCTCGTACAGTCAGGCGTGCTCATGCGTCCACGCTAGAAGGCCAGGCCCCCCCACGCCGAAGGATTTCGCCGAACGGTCAATTGTGACAGCCCTCGGCGGGCAGCTGACTGCGGCCCGGCCACTGAAACCGATAACTGGTGGCGCGAACCCCTCAATGCGCGGCTAAACCCCAATGGTAGGAGTGTGGGCGCTGCGCCCACGGTGCCACCTATCGGGTTAGCGTGCGCATGAAGGGGCCGAGGCCACCACCCGTAGTACCACCACCTAGAAGGCTCGGGCTCTACCCATCGGACCCACGTGCGCGCCTACACCCAGCCGGCGAGGGCGATGCGCGCCTGTTCCTCCAAGGACGCGACCGCACCTTCGGAGTCATTGCCCCACGGCACGTAATGGAAGTCGCCACCCCCGGCCTCGATAAAGGTCTCACGGTTCAGCTGGTCGATCTCTTCGAGCGTCTCCAGGCAATCCGCCATGAAGCCCGGACAGATGACGTCCACGCGCGGGCAATGCTCAGCGCCGAGGCGCTCGACCTCCTCGATCGTCTGCGGGCCCAACCACTGCGCAGGGCCAAACACGGACTGGAAGGTGGCCGTCAGGGTGCCCATCGCCAGTCCCAAGCGCGACTCGAGGGCCGCGACCGTGCGGCGACACTCGGATCGATAGGGGTCCCCGGCCTTGTCCATGGCGACCGGGATCGAATGGAAGGACACCACGACCCGGTCGCCCGTCAGGAAGTTCGGGCGACCCACGCGCTCCCAGTGCTTCTCGAGAGCGGTCGCGAGGGCGTCAATGTAGGCGGGAGCCGCCGGGAAGGAGCGGTGCAGGCGCAGCTCAAAACCGTCGCGGTTTCGTCCAATCCACTGAGCGACGGCATCGTTGATCGCCGTCACCGTCGAGGCCGCGTACTGCGGGTATGCGGGCAGGATCGCCACGCGGCGCACGCCCTTCGCGTGCAGACGGTCCAGGACCGAGCCGATCGAGGGCTGGCCGTAGCGCATCGCGACCTCGACGCGCACGCCCTCCAGGCGCTCGTCCAGCAGTCGGGCCTGCTCGCGCGTGTAGTGCATGAGCGGCGAGCCCTCCTCCAGCCAGATACTGCGGTATTTGCCGGCAACCTCGCGCGGTCGCACTCGCAAGATGATGCCCTCGAGGACGGGCTTCCACAGGAGCGGGCTCATCTCGATGACGCGCCGGTCGGAGAGGAATTCGCGCAGGAAAGTGCGCACCGGGCCGGGTTCGGGGGCGGTCGGCGTCCCCAGGTTGACCAGAACAAGGGCAGGCTGAGCCTCTCCGTGCTGCGCATGGATCGACGGTGAAGTGGTGGCTGCTGCGTCCTGGGAGTTCGTCACTCCTCCAGCCTAGTGTTCACGCTCGCCTGTGTCGCTGACTCGGTGTCACCTCCCGCGCGGGCACGGACACGAAGGTGCCCCGCCTGTGACAGGCGGGGCACCCCAGTAGTAGTCACGCGAAGTAACTCGACTCGCTGCCTCCTGACGGAGGCGTCAGGCTCAGGCCTGGCCGTTCTGCGAACGGATGAACCACGCCTGCTGCTCGAGGCGGCGGATGTAGTCGTTGAGGATGTCTGCGGAGGCGGAGTCCTCGGCGTCGACCTTCTCGTGAACCTGACGCATGGTGCTGACAGCCGCGTTGATGGCGGCGAGGGCGAGTTCCTCGGCGTCATCGGTCTTGATGATCGTCTCGGGGACGGTCGGCAGGGTGTTGCGCTGGGCGACGACCTCGGGCAGGCCATTGGGGACGACCTGGAGGGCGCGCATGCGCTCGGCGACCTCGTCGGAGGCCTCGCGGGCGATGCCCACGACCTCGTCGAGGTAGAGGTGCAGCGAGCGGAAGCCCTCGCCGGTGATGTTCCAGTGCAGCTGCTTTCCCACGAGAGACAGCGCGGTCACATCGGTGAGAACCTTCTGCAGGTTGCCTGCGAGAACGTCGGAAGCCTTGAAACCGGTGGACTCAACGGTCATGTTGTTTCTCCTGTCCATGTGTATGAGGTACGGGGCTTGCCCTTGTGGGGCCATGCCCGTCAGACACATCCATCTTGGTCCTTTAGTCCCGACATTTCTAGCGCTATCCACCCTTTGGTCAGATGTTTCACTATCGTCACGGAACAGGGAATATTCCCCAGAATTCGGCGTTTTTACGTCATTGACGTGTTCTATTTCCAGGCCAGGTTCGCCTTACCAAAATTCTTCGAGGCCATAGTAGCCTCATAAGTTCGCTCAAGCACCCGTGACCGGATGTGATGCGCGGGCCGACACACCCCCAACCCCTTTCCTCCGCCTGCTCAGGCACCTCTGACCACAGGCGACTGGCTAGGTGACATTCTTTACCTGATGGCCATTATCTTTGGAATCACCCGCGCGGGCTAGTGGGCGTGGAATAGCCGAGCAAACCGGCGGGGCCAGCGGGCGGTGGCGCGCCGGCATCTCGATGGGACAACAGCCTGGGAGTATGAGGTGTCGCGCGGCACCTATGGTACCCCTGACATCCACCGCACTCTGCGACGCTTGGAGATCACCGTGGGCGTGCGGGCAGTCGCAAAGTAGATGCGCCGCCAAAGCCGGACAGGCTGAAACAAACACCCGTACCAGAGTGAACGCGGCGGGCGGCCCCCAGTGACCCATGAGGATCACTGGAAGCCGCCTGTTTTGCCCACGGCCCACGCCATATCCCTGGTGGGACGCGCATCTCGCCTCCCTAAAAGCCGGGTCAGGCCCAGCCCCGTTCAAAGTTCCGGCCGGGCGGCGGGTTTATTCGTGCCTGATATTGCCTGACACCCAACAATGAGGTGTCGGTCGGGGTACCTCACCTCAATTTGATACTGAGCTCGTCACAGGTTTGACAACCTATGCACTTCAAGACATCCTTCACAGAATAGTTTCACTTCTCTCTATTTGAAGAGGGCCCTATGAACCAACCACCGGCCGCAACGACTCAAAATTTCCATACGCTATCTATGGATGTGCACCCACGCATCATCGATAGCGCCCTTCTTTCATCACATAGGAGGTACATTATCAAAGGCACACAACGCGGCACCATAGGGGAGCTAGAGCAAGGTCCTTACCTGACATCTCATCAAGCTATTCACATTACAATCGTAACTATGCCGTGCAAACAATATGTTTCAAAGGTAACTGTCGACTTCGACTCTTCAACAATTCGGCCGCAGGAGCTACATATACTGTTGGCCAATACCTATCCGAGTCCGATTCCAGAAACCTGACCCTCTTTGTTTGCCCTGGCGTGGGCTATAGGAACGCTCATATCCTCGTTGGAAAGCAGATTGACAGCCTAACAATTCATGGATCTCAGTAGATCACAACGCTCAACCAACTAGCTCCGCCATGCTGTACAATGTAGTGGAAAGCCGCTTCTTTTACTCCAAGGTCCACATCTACGCATAAGAAAGATGATACCAATGGTTGAGAAAATTCTCTTAGCAATTGAAGCCATGTCCGAAGTTGACGAAATGGCTGCTGCTGCAGACAAGCATGGATATCACCTTCGAGTTTTAGCTGAGGATGCTGCATACTACGGTGATACCGAAGCAGAGATGGTCACTTTCCCCACCAGGAATCACGACGAATTGGCCACCTATATTGAAAAGAACCGTGCGTCAATCGCCCAGGTTTTCAGCGTCACCGACACGTGGGGTGTCATTGCATCAAAAATTCGCGATAAATTCGGCTTCCTCCAGTTTGGTGACACAGCGAAGCTTGAGTTCTTTAGGGACAAAGAAGCTGTTGAATCCGCGCTCATTGCACATGGATTCGCCAGACGCTCAAATTCATGGCCAAAGGTCATGAAACTACGAAACGGTACGGGTAAAATCGGCGTCTACTTCGCACAGTCTGAAGATGAAGTAACCAAGATTGTCAACATCTCTGGCTACAAAAGAGATGACTTCGTTGTTCAAGATTTCTACTTCGGACCAGCTTATTCTGCGGAAGTATGGCGAGATTCCCACCACGAGATCTTCTTTGGCATCACCAATCGGATCTTATCTGACCCGCCATACTTCACTGAGCGAGTCAAATCATTTCCATGGGCAGCAAATTCCCAATGGGAGACAAAAGTTAGAGAATGGGCCTTTCAGCTTCTTCGCACTTTAGATTACACTCTTGGTTTGGCACACATCGAATTCATCGAGACGTCTAATGGTTTTCGGCTGGTTGAAATCAATGCGCGAATGGCAGGAGCACTGATCACACCCGGTATCCTGGCGACAACGAACTTCAATCCGTACGCCATGGCAGTTCATCAGGCACTAGACGTCCCACCGTGCGAGATCATTAATCGAGAAAT is a window from the Schaalia odontolytica genome containing:
- a CDS encoding trans-sulfuration enzyme family protein, with the translated sequence MSTPDCTSLATLAIHTEFDPDPVTGDVVPPIHVASTFVQDRPGELRDGYEYGRCGNPTTNAFAGALAAMEGATRGFAFPSGMSAEDTVIRLLARPGDHVVHSTDVYGGTHKLLSVIKPAEGITSEAVDLTDLAEAERVIRRQRPQIVWVETPSNPFLLVTDIAAIAALTHEVGGLLIVDNTFATPVLQRPLELGADVVVHSTTKYVGGHSDVVGGAFVLRDGLELPCHVEPFFGERAAAAEAVKLQMALGHVPSPRDTYLAHRGLKTLALRVERHCENAQKVAEFLASHHKVSAVHYPGLASDPGYELAKRQNPAGVGGVLSFQVASEEAAIELTTRTSLFALAASLGAPESLIEHPAIMTHSTRVGGVGGVPGTLLRLAVGLEDANDLIKDLEQALAQI
- a CDS encoding MarR family winged helix-turn-helix transcriptional regulator — encoded protein: MSRAHHSRAAAWELYFTTTARLTERIEVALKCQAGLSMPEYSVLLMTDRAGEEGVRPSRLAHQVVFSRSRLTHTMKRLESRGLIERRPCEGDGRGGLVFLTAEGKRLFDEAAIVQRDVIRRLFLDDISPEEIDMLTGLFTRVSERLDSNKPCQ
- the hemH gene encoding ferrochelatase, with amino-acid sequence MTNSQDAAATTSPSIHAQHGEAQPALVLVNLGTPTAPEPGPVRTFLREFLSDRRVIEMSPLLWKPVLEGIILRVRPREVAGKYRSIWLEEGSPLMHYTREQARLLDERLEGVRVEVAMRYGQPSIGSVLDRLHAKGVRRVAILPAYPQYAASTVTAINDAVAQWIGRNRDGFELRLHRSFPAAPAYIDALATALEKHWERVGRPNFLTGDRVVVSFHSIPVAMDKAGDPYRSECRRTVAALESRLGLAMGTLTATFQSVFGPAQWLGPQTIEEVERLGAEHCPRVDVICPGFMADCLETLEEIDQLNRETFIEAGGGDFHYVPWGNDSEGAVASLEEQARIALAGWV
- a CDS encoding ATP-grasp domain-containing protein, with protein sequence MVEKILLAIEAMSEVDEMAAAADKHGYHLRVLAEDAAYYGDTEAEMVTFPTRNHDELATYIEKNRASIAQVFSVTDTWGVIASKIRDKFGFLQFGDTAKLEFFRDKEAVESALIAHGFARRSNSWPKVMKLRNGTGKIGVYFAQSEDEVTKIVNISGYKRDDFVVQDFYFGPAYSAEVWRDSHHEIFFGITNRILSDPPYFTERVKSFPWAANSQWETKVREWAFQLLRTLDYTLGLAHIEFIETSNGFRLVEINARMAGALITPGILATTNFNPYAMAVHQALDVPPCEIINREIRGGYSHVSVYATSTGTIASIHGIDQLMHNPGAPTWVPSREIGDRIVEVGTYRSRIGNLMATGETAAIAQDRAISASRSISVQISTGGNTHV
- a CDS encoding histone-like nucleoid-structuring protein Lsr2, translating into MKKTKKIVEVVDDFDGTPADQTVRFAFNGASYEIDLNRAHFEEFAEAIQPYIKAGRKTGSTRRRGNAGNPAQRLETAKIRAWAKEEGYELSERGRIPASIVEDYRKAQA
- a CDS encoding chloride channel protein; this translates as MPVSTRRLTAATLFTGVIAGLVGLACKHVLHWIQALAWDMHAGTLLEAASATSPTRRIAVLTLGGLIGALSWFLLFRRNKAITSVSAAVDGTTMPPLRTTWHALTQILIVGLGASLGREVAPREMAAAFSAAVADRLGLTPDDRRIIVASAAGAGLAAVYSIPLSGAIYALEILLVSRSGRAVAPAILTSGIAVLMSTGFTRPEAFYAVPPLTPSLSLTVFAAIAGPLFGAAGWAFKKAVAATSADRPRDWRLLVALPIASLLVGVTSVWVPSVVGNGQASAQTQFDATWAGGAGLAFALAVLLAKTATTLLTIRAGGWGGVLTPAVALGAGLGALIGLPWATAWPGSQIAAFAFLGAAAFLGASMNAPFTGLILVIEFTAQGPTILVPAALAVGGATAATAWLSRRPSLGRNARE
- a CDS encoding Dps family protein, whose product is MTVESTGFKASDVLAGNLQKVLTDVTALSLVGKQLHWNITGEGFRSLHLYLDEVVGIAREASDEVAERMRALQVVPNGLPEVVAQRNTLPTVPETIIKTDDAEELALAAINAAVSTMRQVHEKVDAEDSASADILNDYIRRLEQQAWFIRSQNGQA
- a CDS encoding DUF3060 domain-containing protein translates to MSLKSLLPAAAALAVAALALTGCSQNATVSGGDSSAPAASSSEGADHSGHDHSNKSQDKTYTIEVSDSHVDIPEGTTTVVVNGSNNHIEGDNVTEITVNGSNNAIAVDSVGKVSFTGSNNTIQYDNGNAPQTGNDSGANNTVTKD